A single window of Nicotiana sylvestris chromosome 5, ASM39365v2, whole genome shotgun sequence DNA harbors:
- the LOC104246659 gene encoding 3'(2'),5'-bisphosphate nucleotidase 1-like translates to MATFAVSSGTINPLTRTLPLAKNTKPLSLFSLSISLSLKASKTPLRASSMSYDKQLAAAKKAASLAARLCQKVQKALLQADVQSKSDKSPVTVADYGSQAVVSVVLQKELDSASFSLVAEEDSGDLRKEEGKETLQRIMKLVNETLASDETYGNAPLSEEDVLAAIDSGRSEGGPSGQHWVLDPIDGTKGFVRGDQYAIALALLDEGKAVLGVLACPNLPLSSVASHNPQDPQEKVGCLFYAQVGSGTYMQSLDGSTPIKVHVTDLDNPEDASFFESFEAAHSLHDLSSSIAKKLGVKAPPVRIDSQAKYGALSRGDGAIYLRFPHKGYREKIWDHAAGYLVVAEAGGVVSDAAGNTLDFSRGRYLDLHEGIIVTNQKLMPALLKAVKESLNEKSSSL, encoded by the exons ATGGCTACTTTCGCAGTGTCATCTGGGACTATAAATCCTTTAACACGAACCCTGCCATTAGCAAAAAATACGAAACCCCTTTCCCTTTTCTCCCTTTCTATTTCCCTCTCTCTCAAAGCATCTAAAACTCCTCTAAGGGCTTCTTCAATGTCTTACGATAAACAACTTGCTGCTGCCAAGAAAGCTGCTTCCCTCGCTGCTCGCCTTTGCCAA AAAGTCCAAAAAGCACTGTTGCAAGCAGATGTTCAATCGAAGTCTGACAAATCTCCTGTGACAGTGGCTGATTATG GCTCACAGGCCGTGGTTAGCGTTGTTTTGCAGAAAGAGTTGGATTCTGCATCATTTTCATTAGTGGCTGAGGAG GACTCTGGAGACCTTCGTAAAGAAGAGGGAAAAGAAACATTACAGCGTATCATGAAGCTTGTCAATGAAACACTTGCTAGTGATGAAACATATGGTAATGCTCCATTATCTGAAGAAGATGTGCTTGCTGCCATTGATAGTGGTAGATCTGAAGGGGGTCCTTCTGGTCAGCATTGGGTGTTGGATCCTATTGATGGTACTAAAGG GTTTGTAAGGGGAGACCAATATGCAATTGCATTGGCACTGCTAGATGAAGGGAAGGCGGTTTTGGGCGTCCTAGCCTGTCCAAATCTTCCATTATCTTCTGTGGCATCCCACAATCCACAGGATCCTCAAGAAAAAGTTGGTTGCCTCTTTTATGCCCAAGTTGGTTCTGGAACTTACATGCAGTCTCTTGATGGATCTACGCCGATAAAG GTGCATGTAACTGATTTAGACAATCCCGAAGATGCATCTTTTTTTGAATCTTTTGAAGCAGCACATTCTTTGCATGACCTATCTAGTTCGATAGCAAAG AAACTTGGTGTCAAAGCGCCTCCAGTTCGAATAGATAGCCAGGCAAAGTATGGTGCTTTGTCCCGTGGAGATGGAGCAATATATCTGCGGTTTCCTCATAAGGGCTACCGTGAGAAAATATGGGATCATGCAGCGGGATATCTTGTTGTTGCAG AAGCTGGAGGTGTTGTCTCAGATGCTGCAGGAAACACTTTGGACTTCTCCAGGGGAAGATACCTTGATTTACATGAAGGCATTATCGTTACGAATCAAAAGCTGATGCCTGCTCTCCTAAAGGCTGTTAAGGAGTCTTTGAACGAGAAATCTTCGTCCTTATAA